The following coding sequences are from one Saccopteryx bilineata isolate mSacBil1 chromosome 3, mSacBil1_pri_phased_curated, whole genome shotgun sequence window:
- the TNFRSF4 gene encoding tumor necrosis factor receptor superfamily member 4 isoform X1, which yields MNMCMCVHVLFPLHTPCGHLSWDCPSVRLRTPCAPRVVGWVIPAFPVPAEHGKTLNLDGLSPWDLHRQAQVLREQQYTQTPARKASDTCHAHTDTGHVAPRSGQTPHFYSHILQGKTPDSCITGETRMCVGAQWPRAPCSALLFLALVLGAAAQRKCLGHTYPRGSECCQECEPGHGMESRCTKDHGTVCHPCDQGFYNEDMNYEPCKPCTQCNQRSGSKIKQPCTREKDTVCSCQPGTQPQGGFKRGVDCAPCPPGHFSPGNNEACKPWTNCTLAGKRTLRAASNSSDAICEDRTVPATRPWETQSPSAWPSTNQPTTTWARTSQAPATPPTESLRGSMLAAVLGLGLGLGLLAPVAAVLVLLLHSRAWRPLTDAIKPPGGNSFRTPIQEEHSDVHSTLAKI from the exons AtgaatatgtgcatgtgtgtgcatgtgctgtTCCCCCTTCACACACCATGTGGCCACCTGTCCTGGGACTGTCCAAGTGTACGTTTGAGGACACCATGTGCTCCCAGGGTGGTCGGCTGGGTCATTCCAGCCTTCCCTGTTCCAGCGGAGCACGGGAAGACCCTGAACCTTGATGGTTTGTCCCCTTGGGATCTCCACAGACAGGCCCAGGTGCTCAGGGAGCAGCAATACACACAAACCCCAGCACGCAAGGCCAGTGACACATGCCACGCCCACACGGACACAGGCCACGTCGCACCCAGGAGTGGACAGACACCTCA CTTTTATAGCCACATCCTGCAAGGAAAAACCCCAGACTCCTGTATCACTGGTGAGACGAGGATGTGTGTGGGTGCTCAGTGGCCCAGAGCGCCCTGTTCAGCCCTCCTGTTCCTGGCGCTGGTGCTGGGCGCCGCGGCCCAGCGCAAGTGCCTCGGGCACACTTACCCCAGGGGCAGCGAGTGCTGTCAGGAGTGTGAGCCAG GTCATGGGATGGAGAGCCGCTGCACTAAGGACCATGGCACTGTGTGCCACCCGTGTGACCAAGGCTTCTACAATGAGGACATGAATTACGAGCCCTGCAAGCCCTGCACTCAGTGCAACCAGA GAAGTGGGAGCAAAATCAAGCAGCCATGCACACGGGAGAAAGATACCGTCTGCAGCTGCCAGCCTGGCACCCAACCCCAGGGCGGCTTCAAGCGAGGAGTCG ACTGTGCCCCGTGCCCACCAGGACACTTCTCTCCTGGCAACAATGAGGCCTGCAAACCCTGGACCAA ctGCACCCTGGCAGGAAAGCGCACCCTACGGGCAGCCAGCAACAGCTCCGATGCCATCTGTGAGGACAGGACCGTGCCTGCCACCCGGCCCTGGGAGACCCAGAGCCCCTCAGCCTGGCCCTCTACCAACCAGCCCACAACTACCTGGGCTAGGACCTCACAAGCGCCTGCGACACCCCCCACAGAGTCCCTCAGGG GCTCCATGCTGGCTGCtgtcctgggcctggggctgggcctgggcctgctgGCCCCAGTGGCTGCTGTGCTGGTTCTGCTCCTGCACTCCAGGGCTTGGAGGCCGCTGACCGATGCCATCAAACCCCCTG GAGGAAACAGCTTCCGGACCCCCATCCAAGAGGAGCACTCAGATGTTCACTCCACCCTGGCCAAGATCTGA
- the TNFRSF4 gene encoding tumor necrosis factor receptor superfamily member 4 isoform X2, which translates to MCVGAQWPRAPCSALLFLALVLGAAAQRKCLGHTYPRGSECCQECEPGHGMESRCTKDHGTVCHPCDQGFYNEDMNYEPCKPCTQCNQRSGSKIKQPCTREKDTVCSCQPGTQPQGGFKRGVDCAPCPPGHFSPGNNEACKPWTNCTLAGKRTLRAASNSSDAICEDRTVPATRPWETQSPSAWPSTNQPTTTWARTSQAPATPPTESLRGSMLAAVLGLGLGLGLLAPVAAVLVLLLHSRAWRPLTDAIKPPGGNSFRTPIQEEHSDVHSTLAKI; encoded by the exons ATGTGTGTGGGTGCTCAGTGGCCCAGAGCGCCCTGTTCAGCCCTCCTGTTCCTGGCGCTGGTGCTGGGCGCCGCGGCCCAGCGCAAGTGCCTCGGGCACACTTACCCCAGGGGCAGCGAGTGCTGTCAGGAGTGTGAGCCAG GTCATGGGATGGAGAGCCGCTGCACTAAGGACCATGGCACTGTGTGCCACCCGTGTGACCAAGGCTTCTACAATGAGGACATGAATTACGAGCCCTGCAAGCCCTGCACTCAGTGCAACCAGA GAAGTGGGAGCAAAATCAAGCAGCCATGCACACGGGAGAAAGATACCGTCTGCAGCTGCCAGCCTGGCACCCAACCCCAGGGCGGCTTCAAGCGAGGAGTCG ACTGTGCCCCGTGCCCACCAGGACACTTCTCTCCTGGCAACAATGAGGCCTGCAAACCCTGGACCAA ctGCACCCTGGCAGGAAAGCGCACCCTACGGGCAGCCAGCAACAGCTCCGATGCCATCTGTGAGGACAGGACCGTGCCTGCCACCCGGCCCTGGGAGACCCAGAGCCCCTCAGCCTGGCCCTCTACCAACCAGCCCACAACTACCTGGGCTAGGACCTCACAAGCGCCTGCGACACCCCCCACAGAGTCCCTCAGGG GCTCCATGCTGGCTGCtgtcctgggcctggggctgggcctgggcctgctgGCCCCAGTGGCTGCTGTGCTGGTTCTGCTCCTGCACTCCAGGGCTTGGAGGCCGCTGACCGATGCCATCAAACCCCCTG GAGGAAACAGCTTCCGGACCCCCATCCAAGAGGAGCACTCAGATGTTCACTCCACCCTGGCCAAGATCTGA
- the TNFRSF18 gene encoding tumor necrosis factor receptor superfamily member 18 encodes MGAMRARGAPAVLWGIALLCALGVGQSSPGGQSCGPGRLLRGTGTNARCCGSCDSAEACPEGICTCVQPEFHCEDPQCETCKHHPCPPGQEVRAHGKIKYGFECVDCAAGTFSGGREGRCKPWADCSQPGFLTMFPGNKTHDAVCGQVLPPVELHCPLTVILIVVACILVLIVAQLGLHIWQLRRQRVWPPETQLFLEAPPPLPRQQPQPPPLPPSAEDACSCQFPEEEWGEQLSEDKGQLGKLWV; translated from the exons ATGGGTGCCATGCGAGCGAGGGGTGCGCCGGCGGTCCTGTGGGGCATCGCGCTGCTCTGCGCACTTGGCGTGGGCCAGAGCTCCCCCGGGGGCCAGAGCTGCGGCCCCGGGCGCCTTCTGCGTGGCACCGGGACGAACGCGCGCTGCTGCGGCTCCTGTGACTCGG CTGAGGCCTGTCCTGAGGGGATCTGCACGTGTGTTCAGCCCGAGTTTCACTGTGAAGACCCACAGTGCGAGACCTGCAAACACCACCCCTGCCCGCCTGGCCAGGAGGTGAGGGCTCATG GGAAAATCAAATATGGCTTCGAGTGTGTCGACTGTGCCGCAGGGACCTTCTCTGGGGGCCGCGAGGGCCGCTGTAAACCTTGGGCAGA CTGCTCCCAGCCTGGGTTTCTCACCATGTTCCCTGGGAACAAGACGCACGACGCTGTATGCGGCCAGGTGCTGCCACCTGTTGAGCTGCACTGCCCGCTGACGGTCATCCTCATCGTGGTTGCCTGCATCCTGGTCCTGATTGTGGCCCAGCTTGGACTGCACATCTGGCAGCTGAGGAGGCAGCGAGTGTGGCCCCCAG AGACCCAGCTGTTCTTGGAGGCGCCTCCGCCGCTGCCACGACAGCAGCCACAGCCGCCGCCACTGCCACCGTCGGCCGAGGATGCCTGCAGCTGCCAGTTTCCTGAGGAAGAGTGGGGGGAGCAGCTGTCGGAGGACAAGGGCCAGCTGGGGAAACTGTGGGTGTGA